ATTTTAACGGTGCCCTCGATCATCGGGTCAGGCCTTATGCGGTTCCAACAATGCTCCGGTCCGGTAGATCGCTTGACGGCCCTGTTCTTCGACGATCTTCGCTACATCAGAGAGCGTAGCTTCCTTATTGTACGATGCCAGTTTTATGACCATCGGAAGATTGACGCCGGTAACGATCTCTACCTCGCCCTCTTTCAGGAACATTGCAGAAATGTTCGTCGGGGTCCCTCCGAACATATCCGTCATGATCAAAACGCCTGCTCCTTCGGAAACCTGCTTTATGGCGCGCTCGATCTCGTCCTTGGCAGCTTCGACATCGTCATGCCACCCGATTGAAACTGCCGTCAGGTGCCCAAGATCGCCAACAACGGTTTCGGCTGCAGCAAGTAATTCTGTTGCCACTTGGCCATGTGACACGATAACACCACCGATCCTCTTCATAAGTCCACGTCCTATTTTTGCATATCACGATGAACCACCGAAAGTTCGTAACCCGACTTCTTCAATCGCTTTCGCAACTCATTTGCGACCATCACCGAACGGTGCTTTCCGCCAGTGCATCCAACGCCGATCGTCAGATAGGATTTGCCTTCATGCCTATAGA
The DNA window shown above is from Chloracidobacterium sp. and carries:
- a CDS encoding PTS sugar transporter subunit IIA, with amino-acid sequence MKRIGGVIVSHGQVATELLAAAETVVGDLGHLTAVSIGWHDDVEAAKDEIERAIKQVSEGAGVLIMTDMFGGTPTNISAMFLKEGEVEIVTGVNLPMVIKLASYNKEATLSDVAKIVEEQGRQAIYRTGALLEPHKA